One Pasteurella dagmatis DNA segment encodes these proteins:
- the yggU gene encoding DUF167 family protein YggU, producing MAAIEKQGENLRLRIFLQPKASKDQIVGLHDDELKITITAPPIDGQANAHLLKFLSKTFKVPKSSIVLEKGELNRHKQILVPNPKIIPEIVSGFLTYSKN from the coding sequence ATGGCAGCAATAGAAAAACAAGGTGAAAACTTGCGGTTGCGGATCTTTCTGCAACCGAAAGCTAGCAAAGATCAAATTGTTGGCTTGCACGATGACGAGCTCAAAATCACAATCACTGCACCACCAATTGATGGGCAAGCTAATGCTCACTTACTCAAATTTTTAAGTAAAACATTTAAAGTGCCTAAAAGTAGCATTGTCTTAGAAAAAGGCGAGCTCAATCGACACAAACAGATTTTAGTTCCAAATCCCAAAATAATCCCCGAAATTGTATCTGGCTTCTTAACATATAGTAAGAATTGA
- the rplS gene encoding 50S ribosomal protein L19: protein MSNIIKQLEQEQLKQNLPSFRPGDTLEVKVWVVEGSKRRLQAFEGVVIAIRNRGLHSAFTLRKVSNGVGVERVFQTHSPIIDSITVKRKGAVRKAKLYYLRERSGKSARIKERLGE from the coding sequence ATGAGTAACATCATTAAACAACTTGAACAAGAACAATTAAAACAAAATCTACCAAGCTTCCGCCCTGGTGATACTTTGGAAGTTAAAGTATGGGTAGTTGAAGGTAGCAAACGTCGTTTACAAGCATTCGAAGGCGTGGTTATTGCAATTCGTAACCGTGGCTTGCATTCTGCATTTACACTACGTAAAGTTTCTAACGGTGTAGGCGTTGAGCGTGTATTCCAAACTCACTCACCAATCATTGACAGCATCACTGTTAAACGTAAAGGTGCGGTGCGTAAAGCTAAACTTTACTACTTACGTGAGCGTTCAGGTAAATCTGCACGTATTAAAGAACGTTTGGGTGAATAA
- the rimM gene encoding ribosome maturation factor RimM (Essential for efficient processing of 16S rRNA), producing MESQRIEVVGKLGSTYGIRGWLRIYSSTEYAESIFDYQPWFLKIKGQWQPTELESWRYHNNDLIVKLKGVDDREAAQTLANIEIGVDLAVFPELEEGDYYWHDLIGCNVVNLEGYSMGSVTEMMETGSNDVLVVRANAKDAFGKQERLIPFLYEQVVKRVDLNTKTIIVDWDAGF from the coding sequence ATGGAATCGCAAAGAATTGAAGTAGTTGGCAAATTAGGTTCAACTTATGGTATTCGTGGTTGGTTACGTATTTATTCATCAACAGAATATGCTGAAAGCATTTTTGATTACCAACCTTGGTTTTTAAAAATTAAAGGTCAATGGCAACCAACAGAATTAGAAAGCTGGCGTTATCACAATAACGATTTAATCGTTAAATTAAAAGGTGTCGACGACAGAGAAGCTGCGCAAACACTAGCTAATATTGAAATTGGTGTGGATTTAGCAGTTTTCCCAGAGTTAGAAGAAGGGGACTACTACTGGCACGATTTGATCGGTTGTAATGTAGTAAACCTTGAAGGTTACTCAATGGGCTCAGTCACTGAAATGATGGAAACTGGTTCTAATGATGTATTAGTTGTGCGCGCAAATGCCAAAGATGCTTTCGGAAAACAAGAACGGTTAATTCCGTTTTTGTATGAACAAGTAGTTAAAAGAGTGGATCTCAACACGAAGACTATTATCGTTGATTGGGACGCTGGTTTCTAA
- a CDS encoding YggT family protein, producing MNSLQLLVFMLIDIYGLILVLRAWFQFSRVDFYNPISQSLVKITQPILNPLSAMIPTIKNINLSALVLAFVLFSIKFPLAHLVGNLFIANAEWLDYLFIGTLTLVRTFGKAVFYVLLIGAVMSWFNRGENPMQFVLAQLTYPLLRPIQRILPNTGMLDFSPMVLAFALFFLNSVLNDLFGIYWALASY from the coding sequence ATGAATTCATTACAATTATTAGTATTTATGCTCATTGATATTTATGGGCTAATTTTAGTATTACGAGCATGGTTCCAATTTAGCCGTGTAGATTTTTACAACCCAATTTCACAAAGCTTGGTGAAAATCACACAGCCTATATTAAATCCATTGAGTGCGATGATTCCCACCATTAAAAATATCAATTTATCAGCATTAGTGTTGGCGTTTGTCTTATTCAGCATTAAATTCCCACTCGCTCATTTAGTCGGTAATTTATTTATCGCTAATGCTGAATGGCTAGATTATCTTTTTATTGGCACACTTACTCTTGTGCGTACCTTTGGGAAGGCAGTTTTCTATGTATTATTAATTGGGGCAGTAATGAGCTGGTTCAATCGTGGTGAAAACCCAATGCAATTTGTGTTAGCCCAATTAACATACCCATTACTTCGCCCAATTCAACGCATTCTACCAAATACAGGAATGTTGGATTTTTCCCCAATGGTATTAGCCTTTGCACTTTTCTTCTTAAACAGTGTGTTAAATGACCTCTTCGGCATTTATTGGGCGTTAGCAAGCTATTAA
- a CDS encoding M20 family metallo-hydrolase — protein sequence MNIDLPQLVAWRREFHRFPEIGWTEFWTTSRIADYLEEMGFELFFGPDIIHPDFVRGRSQGAVDAGLKNAIAYGAKQKWLDKMAGYTGCVAVFDSGKPGKTVALRFDIDCVNVTETDHAEHIPNHFGFRSLNDGFMHACGHDGHITIGLGTALWIAQNKDKLTGKVKLVFQPAEEGVRGAAAIAASGIIDDADYFLSSHISFCADSGTVIANPKNFLSTTKIDIRYQGKPAHAGAAPHLGKNALLAAAHTVTQLHGIARHGDGMTRINVGVLKAGEGRNVIPSTATIQLEVRGENKAINQYMVDQVMQIAQGVAISFDVSYETEIMGEAVDMVNDQQLIDLVSKIAGKQPEVRNVEPNYAFNASEDATILGRRVQEHGGQAIYFILGADRTAGHHQAEFDFDEKQLLTGVNIYTQLLAELLA from the coding sequence ATGAATATCGATCTACCTCAATTAGTTGCTTGGCGTCGTGAGTTTCATCGTTTCCCAGAAATTGGCTGGACAGAATTTTGGACAACAAGCCGTATTGCAGATTATTTAGAAGAAATGGGGTTTGAGTTATTTTTTGGCCCAGATATTATTCATCCTGATTTTGTGCGTGGGCGCTCACAAGGGGCTGTTGATGCGGGGTTGAAAAATGCAATTGCTTATGGCGCAAAACAAAAATGGTTAGACAAAATGGCTGGCTACACAGGCTGTGTTGCGGTATTTGATTCAGGTAAGCCGGGCAAAACAGTGGCATTACGTTTTGATATTGACTGCGTGAATGTGACAGAAACAGATCATGCGGAGCATATTCCAAATCATTTTGGTTTCCGTTCTTTAAATGATGGCTTTATGCACGCTTGCGGTCATGATGGACATATTACGATTGGCTTAGGCACTGCACTTTGGATTGCACAAAATAAAGATAAATTAACAGGTAAAGTCAAGCTGGTTTTCCAACCCGCAGAAGAAGGTGTGAGAGGTGCAGCAGCCATTGCAGCAAGCGGTATTATTGACGATGCTGATTATTTCTTGAGTTCACATATTAGTTTTTGTGCTGACTCTGGCACAGTGATTGCGAACCCGAAAAACTTTCTTTCTACTACAAAAATTGATATTCGTTATCAAGGTAAACCAGCACATGCAGGTGCGGCTCCTCATTTAGGTAAAAACGCCTTGCTTGCAGCAGCGCACACAGTAACTCAATTGCACGGCATTGCACGCCACGGTGATGGGATGACTAGAATTAATGTGGGCGTGCTAAAAGCTGGCGAGGGGCGTAATGTTATTCCTTCTACCGCAACTATTCAGTTAGAAGTGCGGGGTGAAAATAAAGCGATTAATCAATATATGGTTGATCAAGTGATGCAAATTGCTCAAGGTGTGGCGATCAGCTTTGATGTGAGTTATGAAACTGAAATTATGGGCGAAGCCGTTGATATGGTTAATGATCAACAACTGATTGATTTAGTAAGCAAAATTGCAGGAAAACAACCTGAAGTACGCAACGTTGAACCAAACTATGCTTTTAATGCTAGCGAAGATGCGACTATTTTAGGGCGCCGAGTGCAAGAGCACGGAGGTCAAGCGATTTACTTTATTTTAGGTGCAGATCGGACAGCAGGTCACCATCAAGCTGAATTTGATTTTGATGAAAAACAATTGCTGACAGGCGTAAATATTTATACACAACTCTTAGCAGAGTTATTAGCTTAA
- a CDS encoding NupC/NupG family nucleoside CNT transporter has product MGTLISILGIVVLLAIAFLLSNNRKAINLRTIFGALGIQIAIGALILYVPVGRDALLWLSDGISKVIAYGNEGIGFLFGGLVSDKMFEVFGGGGFVFALRVLPIIVFFSALISVLYYIGIMQWIIKIIGGGLQTLLGTSRSESMSAAANIFVGQTEAPLVVKPYISKMTESELFAIMCGGLASIAGSVMAGYAGMGVPLPYLIAASFMAAPAGLLFAKILYPQTEKFNDDLEKVDLEKPANILDAAAGGASAGMNLALNVGAMLIAFVALIALINGILGGIGGWFNMPELSLGLILGWIFKPLAWVIGVDWNQAEIAGRMIGTKLAVNEFVGYLDFTAYLKAAAADTNMIQLTDKTQAIITFALCGFANFSSIAILIGGLGALAPNRRGDIARLGIKAVIAGSLANLMSATIAGLFIGLGGVALS; this is encoded by the coding sequence ATGGGTACATTAATCAGTATTCTCGGTATTGTTGTATTATTAGCCATTGCGTTCTTGCTTTCTAATAATCGCAAAGCCATAAATTTACGCACAATATTTGGTGCATTAGGTATTCAAATTGCAATTGGCGCATTAATTTTATATGTACCAGTTGGTCGAGATGCATTACTTTGGCTTTCTGATGGTATCAGTAAAGTGATTGCTTACGGTAACGAAGGTATCGGTTTCTTATTCGGTGGCTTAGTCAGTGACAAAATGTTTGAAGTCTTTGGCGGTGGCGGTTTCGTCTTCGCTTTACGCGTATTACCAATCATCGTATTCTTCTCCGCATTAATCTCTGTTCTATACTACATTGGTATTATGCAATGGATTATCAAAATCATCGGTGGTGGTTTACAAACATTATTAGGGACTTCAAGATCAGAGTCTATGTCTGCTGCAGCAAATATTTTCGTTGGTCAAACTGAAGCACCATTAGTTGTAAAACCGTACATCAGTAAAATGACTGAGTCTGAATTATTTGCAATTATGTGCGGTGGTTTAGCTTCAATCGCAGGTTCTGTAATGGCTGGCTACGCAGGTATGGGCGTTCCTCTTCCTTATCTAATCGCGGCTTCATTTATGGCTGCGCCAGCTGGTTTATTATTTGCGAAAATTCTTTATCCACAAACTGAAAAATTCAATGATGATTTAGAAAAAGTAGATTTAGAAAAACCAGCAAATATTCTTGATGCAGCTGCTGGTGGAGCATCAGCAGGTATGAACTTAGCACTTAACGTAGGTGCAATGTTAATTGCTTTCGTTGCATTAATCGCGTTAATCAACGGTATCCTTGGTGGTATCGGTGGCTGGTTTAATATGCCGGAATTATCACTTGGCTTAATTTTAGGTTGGATCTTCAAACCTCTTGCTTGGGTTATCGGTGTAGATTGGAATCAAGCTGAAATCGCAGGTCGTATGATCGGTACTAAATTAGCGGTGAACGAATTCGTTGGTTATTTAGACTTCACAGCATACTTAAAAGCAGCTGCTGCTGATACAAATATGATCCAATTAACGGATAAAACACAAGCTATCATTACTTTCGCTCTTTGTGGCTTTGCTAACTTCAGCTCAATCGCAATCTTAATAGGTGGTTTAGGTGCATTAGCACCAAACCGTCGTGGTGATATTGCTCGCTTAGGTATCAAAGCAGTGATCGCTGGTTCATTAGCTAACTTAATGAGCGCAACAATTGCAGGTTTATTTATTGGTTTAGGTGGTGTCGCATTAAGCTAA
- the tpiA gene encoding triose-phosphate isomerase yields the protein MARRPLVMGNWKLNGSKAFTKELIEGLKTELAGVEGCDAAIAPPVMYLAEAEAALAGSVIALGSQNVDVNVQGAFTGDISTEMLKDFGAKYIIIGHSERRTYHKESDEFIAKKFAALKQAGLVPVLCIGESEAENEAGKTEEVCARQIDAVLNTLGAEAFNGAVIAYEPIWAIGTGKSATPAQAQAVHAFIRSHIAKKDQAVADQVIIQYGGSVNDANAAELFTQPDIDGALVGGASLKAPAFAVIVKAAAKAKN from the coding sequence ATGGCACGTCGTCCTTTAGTTATGGGTAACTGGAAATTAAACGGTAGCAAAGCATTCACGAAAGAATTAATCGAAGGCTTAAAAACAGAATTAGCTGGTGTTGAAGGTTGTGATGCAGCAATTGCACCACCTGTCATGTATTTAGCAGAAGCCGAAGCGGCATTAGCTGGTAGTGTAATTGCACTAGGTTCACAAAACGTCGATGTAAACGTACAAGGCGCATTCACTGGTGATATTTCAACTGAAATGTTAAAAGATTTTGGTGCGAAATATATTATTATCGGTCACTCTGAGCGTCGTACTTACCACAAAGAAAGCGATGAATTTATTGCGAAAAAATTCGCTGCATTAAAACAAGCAGGTTTAGTGCCTGTATTATGTATCGGTGAAAGCGAAGCTGAAAACGAAGCTGGCAAAACTGAAGAAGTTTGTGCACGTCAAATTGATGCAGTGTTGAATACATTAGGCGCAGAAGCATTTAACGGTGCAGTAATCGCATACGAACCAATTTGGGCAATCGGTACAGGCAAATCAGCAACTCCAGCACAAGCACAAGCAGTTCACGCCTTTATCCGTAGCCACATTGCGAAGAAAGATCAAGCAGTTGCAGATCAAGTTATCATTCAATACGGTGGTTCTGTTAATGATGCAAATGCGGCTGAGTTATTCACTCAACCAGACATCGACGGTGCATTAGTTGGTGGCGCATCATTAAAAGCACCAGCATTTGCCGTGATCGTAAAAGCAGCTGCAAAAGCAAAAAACTAA
- the corA gene encoding magnesium/cobalt transporter CorA has translation MINAFALEDARLVRIDEAENTQLNAAIWLDLLEPTSEEREILQEGLGQSLATFLELEDIEASARFFEDEDGLHLHSFFYCEDEEDYADLASVAFTVRDGRLFTLRDRELPAFRLYRMRSRAQRLVECNAYEVLLDLFETKIEQLADVIETVYSDLEKLSRVILDGKQGEAFDEALATLTEQEDTSSKVRLCLMDTQRALSFLVRKTRLPANQLEQAREILRDIESLQPHNESLFQRVNFLMQAAMGFISIEQNRIIKIFSVVSVIFLPPTLVASNYGMNFEIMPELGLKFGYPMALGLMALAAFAPYWYFKRKGWL, from the coding sequence ATGATTAATGCTTTTGCACTTGAAGACGCTCGCCTAGTTCGTATTGATGAGGCTGAAAATACACAGCTCAACGCCGCAATTTGGCTTGATTTACTCGAACCGACTAGCGAAGAGCGTGAAATTTTACAAGAAGGTTTAGGGCAAAGCCTTGCTACATTCCTTGAATTAGAAGATATTGAGGCATCTGCACGTTTCTTCGAAGATGAAGACGGCTTACACCTTCACTCATTCTTTTATTGTGAAGACGAAGAGGATTACGCCGACCTTGCCAGTGTGGCATTCACTGTACGTGATGGTCGTCTATTTACCTTACGTGATCGTGAATTACCTGCATTCCGTCTGTATCGTATGCGCTCACGTGCGCAACGTCTCGTGGAATGTAACGCTTATGAAGTGTTACTCGATTTGTTCGAAACCAAAATTGAGCAATTAGCAGATGTTATCGAAACGGTGTACTCTGATTTAGAAAAATTAAGTCGCGTAATTTTAGACGGTAAACAAGGAGAAGCCTTTGACGAAGCGCTTGCTACCCTCACAGAACAAGAAGACACTAGTTCAAAAGTACGTCTATGCTTAATGGATACCCAACGAGCGTTAAGTTTCTTAGTACGTAAAACGCGCTTACCCGCAAATCAGTTAGAGCAGGCTCGCGAAATCTTACGTGATATTGAGTCGCTACAACCGCACAACGAATCACTCTTCCAACGTGTCAACTTCCTAATGCAAGCAGCAATGGGTTTTATTAGTATTGAGCAAAACCGAATTATCAAAATCTTCTCAGTTGTCTCAGTAATTTTCCTCCCTCCAACATTAGTTGCATCTAACTATGGTATGAACTTTGAGATTATGCCAGAATTAGGTCTTAAATTTGGTTATCCAATGGCGCTTGGATTGATGGCACTAGCTGCTTTTGCACCATATTGGTATTTCAAACGCAAAGGTTGGTTATAA
- the trmD gene encoding tRNA (guanosine(37)-N1)-methyltransferase TrmD produces MLIGIISLFPEMFQAITEFGVTGRAVKQNLLQVQCWNPRDFTHDKHKTVDDRPYGGGPGMLMMVQPLRDAIHAAKAEVGEGAKVIYLSPQGRKLDQAGVKELAENQKLILLCGRYEGIDERLIETEVDEEWSIGDYVLTGGELPAMTLIDAVARFIPGVLGKQASAEEDSFADGLLDCPHYTRPEVLDGLSVPPVLMSGNHKEIRKWRLKKSLERTWLRRPELLESLALTDEQSKLLKQIKAEHS; encoded by the coding sequence ATGCTTATTGGGATTATTAGTCTATTCCCCGAAATGTTTCAAGCGATTACCGAATTTGGGGTTACAGGTAGAGCTGTAAAACAGAATCTCTTACAAGTGCAGTGTTGGAATCCGCGTGATTTCACACATGATAAGCACAAAACAGTAGATGATCGCCCTTATGGAGGTGGTCCGGGGATGTTGATGATGGTGCAACCTTTGAGGGATGCTATTCACGCAGCCAAAGCTGAAGTAGGAGAAGGCGCGAAGGTTATTTATCTTTCGCCACAGGGACGAAAACTCGATCAAGCCGGAGTAAAAGAGTTAGCAGAAAATCAGAAATTGATTTTACTCTGTGGTCGTTATGAAGGCATTGATGAGCGATTGATCGAAACGGAAGTTGATGAAGAATGGTCAATCGGTGATTATGTGCTCACAGGGGGCGAATTACCTGCAATGACATTAATTGATGCTGTTGCAAGATTTATCCCAGGTGTACTTGGTAAACAAGCCTCAGCAGAAGAAGATTCTTTTGCTGATGGATTATTAGATTGCCCACATTATACTCGTCCTGAAGTCTTAGATGGTTTATCTGTACCACCTGTGCTGATGTCTGGTAATCACAAAGAAATTCGTAAATGGCGATTGAAAAAATCCCTTGAGCGAACGTGGTTAAGACGCCCTGAGCTATTAGAAAGCCTAGCTCTGACTGACGAACAAAGTAAACTGTTGAAGCAGATTAAGGCTGAACACAGTTAA
- a CDS encoding glycosyltransferase family 9 protein — protein sequence MQKLLVIRNDKLGDFMLSWPAFAMLKQSNPALKLTALVPKYTEDLARLCPYIDDVIIDAGKNADKSAQLATLKAIKAAKFDASINFFSDKYNALLVWKAKIPFRLAPATKLIQFLYNHRITQRRSKSLKPEFEYNLDLARAFLRKNHCPIVEPSPPYLTFEESVVQNQREKLSRLLGLSLKKKWIFVHSGSGGSATNLSLEQYAELISGLLTHFDCNMVLTAGPNEGEKAQTLAQLVNNANVVVYDKNDGLVDFAHSLACADLFIAGSTGPLHLSAALNVPTIGFYPSRRSATPLRWQPINAPRKHLSFSPQTTDKSRQMDLNLIEIPKVLMQVIPFVGRMWQLD from the coding sequence ATGCAGAAACTGTTAGTTATTCGTAACGATAAATTAGGCGATTTTATGTTGTCGTGGCCAGCATTTGCTATGTTAAAGCAATCCAATCCTGCGCTAAAACTGACCGCACTTGTGCCGAAATATACGGAGGATTTAGCTCGCCTTTGCCCTTATATAGATGATGTGATTATTGATGCAGGCAAAAATGCGGATAAATCAGCACAACTGGCAACACTAAAAGCTATTAAAGCGGCTAAGTTTGATGCGTCAATTAACTTTTTCTCAGATAAATACAATGCGTTGTTAGTATGGAAAGCGAAAATTCCGTTTCGTTTAGCGCCAGCAACGAAGCTGATTCAATTTTTATATAACCATCGAATCACACAACGTCGTTCAAAATCCTTAAAACCGGAATTTGAATACAACTTGGATCTTGCCCGTGCCTTTTTGCGAAAAAATCATTGTCCAATTGTTGAGCCAAGCCCACCTTACTTAACTTTTGAGGAAAGTGTGGTGCAAAATCAACGTGAAAAATTAAGTCGCCTTCTTGGTTTGTCTTTAAAGAAAAAGTGGATCTTTGTGCACAGTGGTTCAGGTGGTTCTGCAACCAACTTATCCCTTGAGCAATATGCTGAATTAATTTCGGGATTACTGACTCATTTTGATTGCAACATGGTGCTCACTGCTGGTCCAAATGAAGGTGAAAAAGCACAAACATTAGCACAGCTCGTCAACAATGCAAATGTGGTGGTTTATGATAAAAATGATGGGCTTGTGGATTTTGCTCATTCATTAGCTTGTGCAGATTTATTTATTGCGGGTTCAACAGGGCCGTTGCATTTAAGTGCCGCATTGAATGTTCCTACAATTGGTTTTTATCCGAGCCGTCGTTCGGCGACTCCATTGCGCTGGCAACCAATTAATGCCCCTAGGAAGCATTTATCATTTTCGCCACAAACTACCGATAAATCTCGTCAAATGGACTTAAACTTAATTGAAATACCCAAAGTGTTAATGCAAGTGATTCCGTTTGTAGGACGTATGTGGCAACTTGATTAG
- the yczE gene encoding membrane protein YczE — protein MQKRNHVLPITSWAASSFWALEVKSLAVLVCSLAVLGIGEGMILLSNLGSAPWTVLSQGVALQMNVSVGWASFIISCIVMLFWLPLKLRLGLGTVLNIIVIAFFLGLTVELMPKPTALSVSYIYLVIGILLFGVGSAFYLTCHQGAGPRDGLMVGFCQRFQLKVGIVRTIMEVTVCSLGFFLGGTVGVGTVLFAIGIGWVVQMTLALLIKLPHTSYKRNHLH, from the coding sequence ATGCAAAAACGAAATCACGTATTACCGATAACTTCTTGGGCTGCTAGCAGTTTTTGGGCGTTAGAGGTCAAGTCGCTTGCTGTTCTAGTTTGTTCACTTGCCGTGCTAGGCATTGGTGAAGGGATGATTTTATTATCTAATTTAGGTTCTGCCCCTTGGACAGTTTTATCACAAGGTGTGGCTTTACAAATGAATGTCAGTGTTGGTTGGGCATCTTTTATTATTAGCTGTATCGTGATGCTGTTTTGGCTACCACTCAAATTGCGCCTAGGCTTAGGCACGGTACTCAATATTATTGTTATTGCTTTTTTTCTTGGTTTAACTGTGGAACTGATGCCAAAACCGACCGCACTTTCAGTGAGCTATATTTACCTTGTTATTGGCATTTTACTTTTTGGTGTAGGATCTGCCTTTTATTTGACCTGCCACCAAGGTGCGGGCCCAAGAGATGGGTTAATGGTGGGGTTTTGCCAACGTTTTCAGTTAAAAGTTGGTATTGTTCGCACTATTATGGAAGTGACGGTTTGCTCACTAGGCTTCTTTTTAGGCGGTACGGTTGGCGTGGGTACTGTCCTTTTCGCAATTGGTATAGGTTGGGTTGTACAAATGACGTTAGCACTCCTAATCAAGTTGCCACATACGTCCTACAAACGGAATCACTTGCATTAA
- a CDS encoding glycosyltransferase family 8 protein, translated as MNIVLSADVQFSEQVKTLIKSVSYHNKNVHFYLLNKDYPSEWFQILNQYLAYFGSNIIDAKVDSEVISTFPTLDHISEASYFRYLLGQLPLDRVLYLDCDVVVTGSLTEIYYTDFGDNMMYAVEDAFLNIAPHSYKEFPDMKPYFNSGMLLIDLNKWRDQNIENQLMDLTKQAVNLYYGDQDAMNIILKGKWQALDKIYNYQTGSLIAFIQHKMPEALEKYKDLQGQQPKVIHYITRYKPWLLPEYDLPFRDQYWAYYQLEWQDIIRKWTNEEN; from the coding sequence ATGAATATTGTTTTATCAGCGGACGTACAATTTTCAGAGCAAGTTAAAACACTTATTAAATCCGTTTCTTATCATAATAAAAACGTGCATTTTTATTTATTGAATAAAGATTATCCCTCCGAATGGTTTCAAATTCTCAATCAATACCTTGCCTATTTTGGTTCAAATATTATTGATGCCAAAGTTGATTCAGAGGTCATTTCCACATTCCCTACATTAGATCATATTTCTGAAGCGAGTTATTTCCGCTATTTATTAGGGCAATTACCACTCGATCGTGTGCTATATTTGGATTGTGATGTGGTGGTGACAGGATCTTTAACTGAAATATATTACACCGATTTTGGTGATAATATGATGTATGCTGTCGAAGATGCTTTTTTAAATATAGCACCACATAGCTATAAAGAGTTTCCTGATATGAAACCCTATTTTAACTCAGGAATGTTGCTAATTGATTTGAACAAATGGCGAGATCAAAATATTGAAAATCAGCTGATGGACCTAACTAAGCAAGCTGTGAATTTATATTATGGCGATCAAGATGCTATGAATATTATTTTGAAAGGCAAATGGCAAGCATTAGACAAAATTTATAATTATCAAACGGGAAGTCTAATTGCATTTATTCAACACAAAATGCCAGAAGCACTTGAGAAATATAAAGATTTACAAGGACAACAACCTAAAGTCATTCACTATATTACAAGATACAAACCTTGGTTATTGCCTGAATATGACTTGCCGTTTCGTGATCAATATTGGGCTTATTACCAATTAGAATGGCAGGATATTATCCGTAAGTGGACGAATGAAGAAAACTAA
- a CDS encoding class I SAM-dependent methyltransferase, which produces MNKTETLWDVNFAELYRNHYQLASREPKTAQDWDRKAEKMQQSEYDLHNEYVRAFVSRMDLSNADTLLDVGCGGGAIVLSVASQLRQVYGLDYSEGMLSVLQQRAQNLGLDNVQSIRKSWEENWDDVPECDICVSSRSSMVADLDKALDKLNAKARKAVYMTMIVEKDFIARDILQYIGRDSVGFPNYMYALNLLHQKGYYASVDFITAECSLIQPEKIDEQSFIQSVQWSIGELTEQEMAKLKEYYHKHPNLTSSRGDFKTWAFVSWKK; this is translated from the coding sequence ATGAATAAGACAGAAACGCTTTGGGACGTGAATTTCGCCGAATTGTATCGAAATCATTACCAGCTTGCCTCAAGAGAGCCAAAAACGGCACAAGATTGGGATCGCAAAGCAGAGAAAATGCAACAGTCCGAATACGATTTACATAATGAATATGTAAGAGCCTTTGTGAGCCGAATGGATTTAAGTAACGCTGATACTTTATTAGATGTGGGCTGCGGGGGTGGTGCGATTGTTCTTTCAGTTGCATCACAATTAAGACAGGTATATGGGCTAGATTATAGTGAAGGAATGTTGTCCGTTTTACAACAGCGTGCGCAAAATTTAGGGCTGGATAACGTGCAGTCGATACGTAAATCTTGGGAAGAGAATTGGGACGATGTGCCAGAATGTGATATCTGTGTGTCATCACGTTCTTCAATGGTGGCTGATTTAGATAAAGCGTTGGATAAGCTGAATGCCAAAGCAAGAAAAGCAGTTTATATGACGATGATTGTCGAAAAAGACTTTATCGCACGCGACATTTTGCAATATATTGGCAGAGATTCGGTGGGATTCCCGAATTATATGTATGCGCTGAATTTGTTACATCAAAAAGGCTATTACGCTTCTGTGGATTTTATTACTGCTGAATGCAGTTTGATTCAGCCTGAAAAAATTGATGAGCAAAGTTTTATCCAATCAGTGCAGTGGTCGATTGGCGAGTTAACCGAACAAGAAATGGCAAAACTCAAAGAATATTATCACAAACACCCAAACCTCACTTCCTCACGTGGTGACTTTAAAACTTGGGCGTTTGTGAGTTGGAAAAAATAG
- the rpsP gene encoding 30S ribosomal protein S16, with protein sequence MVTIRLSRGGAKKRPFYQIVVADSRSPRDGRFIERVGFFNPLATGNAERLRLDLDRVNAWLEKGASLSDRVESLVKEAKKAA encoded by the coding sequence ATGGTAACCATTCGTTTATCTCGTGGCGGAGCTAAAAAACGCCCATTCTATCAAATCGTTGTTGCTGACAGCCGTTCACCACGTGATGGTCGCTTCATCGAACGCGTTGGCTTTTTCAACCCATTAGCAACTGGTAATGCTGAGCGTTTACGCTTAGATTTAGACCGTGTTAATGCATGGTTAGAAAAAGGTGCATCTTTATCTGATCGTGTTGAAAGCTTAGTTAAAGAAGCGAAAAAAGCAGCTTAA